In Candidatus Cloacimonadota bacterium, the DNA window TTCTGACTTTATTGAAGAAAGAACGGATCCACGAGGCAAACAATACTTTTGGATTGGAGGACAGATTCCTGAATGGTCAGAAGATGGCGAAACGGATTTTGATGCTATAAAAGCCGGATATGTCTCAATTACCCCTGTAAATATTGATATGACAAATTATTCATATTTCCCCAAAATAGAAAATTGGATTAAGAGAAAATTTCAATCATAGCAAGACAAATAAATACTGATTTTTAGTATCTATCAGAGTATAATTATGGATTTTTTCAAAGAGCGAGAATTAATGGTTGAGCATCAAATCAGAGCTCGTGGTATTCATAATAGGCGGTTGTTAAAAGCTTTTTTGAAAGTTGAAAGACATCTTTTTGTCCCAAAATCTATGACTCAGTTTGCATATTATGACCACCCTTTAAGTATTGGTTATGGGCAAACAATATCACAGCCTTATATTGTTGCTTTAATGATTGAGTTGTTAGAATTAAATGAGGATGATATAGTTTTAGAAATTGGAACTGGGTCAGGTTATCAAACTGCTTTATTGGCAGAATTATCTAAATATGTTTATTCAATTGAAAGGATAGAACCATTGGCAAGAAGTGCTGAAGAAAGATTAAGGAAATTGGGCTATAAGAATATTATTATAAAGGTTGGCGATGGAACACTTGGCTGGACACATAGCGATTTTTCAATGAATGAAAATGTGCTGAGCAATTATAAAGAAGTTGACATAAAGTTTGATGCTATAGTCGTTTCCGCCGCAGCACCAGAAATGCCTCAGAAATTGATTGAACAGCTTGCTGATAATGGAAGAATGGTAATTCCGTATGGTAAGCACTTCTCACAAGATTTGTTAAGAATTTCAAAAAGAAATAATAAAATTAAAAGAGAAAATTTTGGTGGTTGTATGTTTGTTCCCCTTATTGGAGAACATGGATGGAAGCAGTGAAAAGGTTTATACTTTTATTTGTTTTACTTGCTTTTTTGTCCAATATTCTTCTTTGTGAAATAGAAAAAGAAACAGACATAAAGAAGCAAGCGAAAGTTTCAGAGTATTTAGAAAAAAGGAATTTCTCTAAGGATGCGATAGTTATTGCTCTTGCTACTCTTCCGATTTTTGAATTAAGACTTGCTATTCCCTTTGCAATAAATCATCCTGAATTTAAAATGTCATGGCATAAATCATATTTATTAGCAATAATTGGTAATTTTTTGCCAATTCCATTTATTTTGTTGATATTGAGATATGGGATTAAACTTTTGACACGAATTCCAATTCTAAAAAGATTTTTTGATTGGCTTTTTGCAAGAACTCGGAGAAAAGGGGCAGTTGTCCAGAAGTATGAAGAATTGGGACTAATATTATTCGTGATGATACCACTTCCTATAACAGGAGCCTGGACAGGAAGTATCGCTGCTTATCTTTTTGGTATTAAGTTTGTTCCATCTTTGATATGTATCTTGATAGGAATTTGTCTTGCAGGAGTTATTGTCACTATTCTTAGCTTGTTTGGAATATGGGGAGCTGTAATTGCTACTGCAGTTTTGATTATATTATTTGTTATCTGGATTGTTAATAGTATTAAAAAGCGACCAATACAGAACCCAGAGAAACAGTAGGAGAAAAAAAATGAAGAGATTTAAAAAGAAGAATTTAAAAAGTATCAATGAAGAAAAGGAGTTGATTAAATTCTTATCCAGCGTAGCTTTATTTGAAAATCTTACTCACAATGAAAGAAAAAACTTAAGGCAATATATATATGTGAGAAATTTCAAAGCTGGTGAGCAAGTATTTAAGAGAGGTTATCCTAATGTAATATGTTATATTGTTAAAGAGGGAGAGCTTAATGTTTATTTAGAAATAGAAGATAAGTCGCATGTTTTGAATACACTTTATCCATTTGACTTTTTTGGTGAAATTGGCTTGTTCTTGGACGAAAAGCGCACAGCATCTGCTGTCGCAGTTAAAGATTCTGTTTTGTTAGGGGTCTCAAAAAAGGACTTAGCAAATTTTATTGATAGATTTCCCAGAGCTGGTACTAAAATACTTTACAAATCTGGAGAAATTCTTAGCAAGCACATTATAAAACTGAACAAGGAATTAATTGAAGGGAAAGAAAAGTAATATGGCAATAGAAAGAGCAAAGGTTATCAGGTGGATACTATTCGCCGTTTGCGTTGCTTTGACTGTAGCGGCTATTCTTTTTTATAGATTTATTATCTCATATCTTATTGTAGCTTTTATAATATCTTATTTGATTTCACCAATTATCAATTATGCTGAAAAGTATCATATCCCACGCACACTATCAATCTTAATAGTTTATCTTGTTATTGCTATGCTTATTGTACTTATGATTTATGTTGTGATTCCTCAAATACGAGATCAGGGTGTAGATCTTTCAAGTAATTTTAAGGAATTACTGAAAAATCCTGAAGCCCTTAGTTTAAAGTCCTTGGGTTTGGAAAAGGTATCTAATTCTATTGACCGATTGGCAGAAAAATTTCCGTTTTTAGGAATTGAAAAATATGAATTACTTGTAAGTGAAAGATTAATAAAACTATTTGAACAAATTCCACAAATTTTATTTAAATCAATAAGTAGCATAATTAATATATTTGCTTTCTTAATTATTGTACCTGTTGTCTGTTTTTTTATGTTAAGAGACGAAAGAGTTTTCTTGAGAAATATTTTTTCAAAGATCAGCAATCGTTATTTTGAATTCTGTCTTCATCTTTTTGAAAAGATAGAAGAAAGTTTTGGCAAATTCTTTAGAGCTTTATTATTAGAGACTATACTTGTCGCTCTAATGTCAGTTATAGGTTTACTTATTCTCGGTATCCCTTATGCATTGATACTTGGTATAATTGTAGGTCTTGCGAATCCTATAAAGTATTTTGGTCCATTTATCGGAGCTATCCCAACTATGTTTGTAATTCTAATTGGTCCCACCCCTGATATTTATTTGATATGGGTCACAATAATGTTTTTCATTGTTCAACAGATAGATAGTTTAATATTATTTCCCTGGCTTGTTGGCAGAAGTATAGATATGCACCCTCTTTTGGTATTGTTAACAGTAATTGCCGGTGGATATGCTTTTGGTATATTAGGTATGCTTTTTGCTGTTCCAGTTGTTTTCTTAATAAAAACAATTGTTCAGGTTTCTGCCAAAAGTTTAAAACAGTTTGAGATAATATAACTAATGAGGTTCGTATTTTAAAAATATAGAGGTGTAGGATTAATTAGAAATTTTATTAATTTAGGAATAAATTATTTAAAGGAATATAAAATTCTATTTCACCCATTCAAATTGTTGACAGTTAAGAAATAGATTTTAGTTTATGTATAATTTATATATTTAAGAAAATAATCGCAGTATATTATAGGAGGATTATAAATGTATCAAGGTGGAAAAGGTATACAAGAGATATTAAAGCAAGCACAGAGAATGCAAAAGAGAATTCAGGAAAGTCAGGAGGAGCTTTCAAATAAAGTAATTGAAGCTTCTTCCGGTGGTGGAATGGTAAAGGTATCCCTGAACGGTAAT includes these proteins:
- the pcm gene encoding protein-L-isoaspartate O-methyltransferase, whose amino-acid sequence is MDFFKERELMVEHQIRARGIHNRRLLKAFLKVERHLFVPKSMTQFAYYDHPLSIGYGQTISQPYIVALMIELLELNEDDIVLEIGTGSGYQTALLAELSKYVYSIERIEPLARSAEERLRKLGYKNIIIKVGDGTLGWTHSDFSMNENVLSNYKEVDIKFDAIVVSAAAPEMPQKLIEQLADNGRMVIPYGKHFSQDLLRISKRNNKIKRENFGGCMFVPLIGEHGWKQ
- a CDS encoding small multi-drug export protein yields the protein MEAVKRFILLFVLLAFLSNILLCEIEKETDIKKQAKVSEYLEKRNFSKDAIVIALATLPIFELRLAIPFAINHPEFKMSWHKSYLLAIIGNFLPIPFILLILRYGIKLLTRIPILKRFFDWLFARTRRKGAVVQKYEELGLILFVMIPLPITGAWTGSIAAYLFGIKFVPSLICILIGICLAGVIVTILSLFGIWGAVIATAVLIILFVIWIVNSIKKRPIQNPEKQ
- a CDS encoding cyclic nucleotide-binding domain-containing protein, with protein sequence MKRFKKKNLKSINEEKELIKFLSSVALFENLTHNERKNLRQYIYVRNFKAGEQVFKRGYPNVICYIVKEGELNVYLEIEDKSHVLNTLYPFDFFGEIGLFLDEKRTASAVAVKDSVLLGVSKKDLANFIDRFPRAGTKILYKSGEILSKHIIKLNKELIEGKEK
- a CDS encoding AI-2E family transporter; translation: MAIERAKVIRWILFAVCVALTVAAILFYRFIISYLIVAFIISYLISPIINYAEKYHIPRTLSILIVYLVIAMLIVLMIYVVIPQIRDQGVDLSSNFKELLKNPEALSLKSLGLEKVSNSIDRLAEKFPFLGIEKYELLVSERLIKLFEQIPQILFKSISSIINIFAFLIIVPVVCFFMLRDERVFLRNIFSKISNRYFEFCLHLFEKIEESFGKFFRALLLETILVALMSVIGLLILGIPYALILGIIVGLANPIKYFGPFIGAIPTMFVILIGPTPDIYLIWVTIMFFIVQQIDSLILFPWLVGRSIDMHPLLVLLTVIAGGYAFGILGMLFAVPVVFLIKTIVQVSAKSLKQFEII